Proteins from one Poecile atricapillus isolate bPoeAtr1 chromosome 6, bPoeAtr1.hap1, whole genome shotgun sequence genomic window:
- the PPP1R3C gene encoding protein phosphatase 1 regulatory subunit 3C: MIQILEPRPLPSSIMPVDMAMRICIAHSPPLKSFLSPLEDCQRNNFVNRLKPLRPCLQVKHDSDNQKSDWNHSPARAKKHVVFADSKGLSLTVIHTFSEFQEPPLWDLQFDLLGIEDIKLHEEKNLVLGFPQPSADYLDFRNLLQKNMVCLETCTLQEKVLSGTVKVKNVSYEKKVQVRITFDTWKTYKDVECVYMNNVYSDFENDTFSFTIDFPPAISSEEKIEFCISYQSGEHTFWDNNEGQNYKVVHTEWKPNGVQVPSAKEGYVDLQTSRRRQEREPDQLGSPRLSSGLFPQWQSLGQIESSLPYW; the protein is encoded by the coding sequence ATGATACAGATCTTGGAGCCGAGACCCTTGCCCAGCTCCATCATGCCTGTGGATATGGCCATGCGAATTTGCATAGCCCATTCTCCACCGCTGAAGAGCTTTCTCAGCCCCCTCGAGGACTGCCAAAGAAACAACTTTGTGAACAGACTCAAACCTCTCAGGCCGTGCCTTCAAGTGAAACATGACTCTGACAATCAGAAGAGCGACTGGAACCACTCACCAGCCCGAGCCAAGAAGCACGTTGTGTTTGCAGACTCCAAGGGGCTGTCCCTGACAGTGATCCACACCTTCTCCGAGTTCCAGGAGCCCCCTTTGTGGGATCTGCAGTTTGACCTCTTAGGCATTGAGGACATAAAACTCCATGAGGAGAAAAACTTGGTTCTGGGTTTCCCTCAGCCCTCAGCTGACTACCTGGACTTCAGGAACCTTCTGCAGAAGAACATGGTCTGCCTGGAGACCTGCACCCTGCAAGAGAAGGTGCTGTCAGGCACCGTGAAAGTAAAGAATGTGAGCTATGAAAAAAAGGTTCAGGTTCGTATTACTTTTGATACGTGGAAGACCTACAAAGATGTTGAGTGTGTGTACATGAACAATGTTTACAGTGATTTTGAAAATGATACCTTCTCATTCACCATTGATTTCCCTCCTGCCATTTCCTCCGAAGAAAAGATAGAGTTTTGCATTTCTTACCAAAGCGGAGAACATACCTTCTGGGACAATAACGAGGGTCAGAATTACAAAGTTGTACACACAGAGTGGAAGCCTAATGGTGTTCAGGTACCATCTGCCAAGGAAGGCTATGTAGATCTGCAGACTTCAAGGAGAAGACAAGAGAGAGAACCTGATCAGCTGGGCAGTCCAAGGTTGTCCAGTGGCCTCTTCCCCCAGTGGCAGAGCTTGGGTCAGATTGAAAGTTCATTACCGTATTGGTGA